One genomic region from Prunus persica cultivar Lovell chromosome G3, Prunus_persica_NCBIv2, whole genome shotgun sequence encodes:
- the LOC18784486 gene encoding protein TIC 20-IV, chloroplastic, with product MATTLGCRLSVLASPAASRYNDVNLKRRNKPNRVACKSNLSTFPILSSSRNLQHPNHNLHGWTSTGLPSLHLSATSSTLLRGERGSDQSHKLPVLLRQRKSSTLAQAKKNNSVTIPFPKMEEKPHWWWRTLACLPYLIALQTSDTGFLIRPFTEHYEVFRDLVYYVPGAITRLPVWFTMIYTLPTYYGVVKKKEWPHFFRYHIMMAMLLEMIMQVVEVSSNFFPLIHFDGTFSIEYWAVVSFAYIFILLKCIRCALGGKYVKLPFFSTPALAHTLFEIEGYYKPF from the exons GTATAACGATGTGAACCTCAAAAGACGCAACAAGCCCAACAGGGTTGCATGCAAATCTAACTTGAGTACATTCCCTATATTGTCCAGCAGCAGAAATCTACAACACCCTAATCACAATCTGCACGGCTGGACTTCTACAG GATTGCCAAGCTTGCACCTGTCTGCTACATCATCCACATTGTTAAGGGGAGAACGAGGCAGTGATCAGTCACACAAACTACCAGTGTTACTTAGACAACGCAAGTCTTCAACATTGGCACaagcaaaaaagaataattccGTCACTATACCTTTTCCAAAAATGGAAGAGAAGCCCCATTGGTGGTGGAGAACTTTAGCATGTCTCCCCTACTTGATAGCTTTGCAGACGTCTGATACTGGGTTTCTCATTAGACCCTTCACAGAACACTACGAAGTATTTAGAGATTTGGTTTATTATGTCCCAGGAGCAATAACGAGGTTACCTGTCTGGTTCACAATGATATATACCTTACCTACATATTATGGAGtggtgaagaagaaagagtggCCTCACTTCTTTAGGTACCATATAATGATGGCGATGTTGTTAGAAATGATAATGCAAGTGGTAGAGGTTTCGAGCAATTTTTTTCCGCTGATACACTTCGATGGGACATTCAGCATAGAATACTGGGCAGTTGTCTCATTCGCGTacatcttcatcttgttgaAGTGTATAAGGTGTGCTCTTGGTGGCAAGTATGTCAAACTCCCATTCTTTAGCACACCTGCGTTAGCGCATACTCTTTTTGAAATAGAAGGCTACTACAAACCTTTCTAG
- the LOC18783455 gene encoding probable galacturonosyltransferase 10, giving the protein MRRRAADFRRPLRRRFPNALWWVLCGVAVLLFIFTLSRGNQMESRPVIPTRYRNDRLMEGLNITEEMLNPNSVSRQLNDQIALAKAFVVIAKESNNLQFAWELSAQIRSSQILLSNAATRRIPLTIRESETAIRDMALILYQAQQLHYDSATMIMRLKAKIQALEEQMSSVSEKSSKYGQIAAEEVPKSLYCLGIQLTGEWFRNSNLQRKTKDRKQIDMKLKDNNLYHFCVFSDNILATSVVVNSTSINSKSPDKIVFHLVTDEINYAAMKAWFSINSFRGVVIEVQKFADFTWLNASYVPVLKQLQDSETQSYYFSGNNDDGRTPIKFRNPKYLSMLNHLRFYIPEVFPALKKVVFLDDDVVVQKDVSDLFSIDLNGNVNGAVETCMETFHRYHKYLNYSHPLIRAHFDPDACGWAFGMNVFDLVQWRKRNVTGIYHYWQERNVDRTLWKLGTLPPGLLTFYGLTEPLDPSWHILGLGYTNVDPHLIEKGAVLHYNGNSKPWLKIGMEKYKPLWEKYVDYSHPLLQRCNFH; this is encoded by the exons ATGAGGCGGAGAGCCGCGGACTTTCGGAGGCCCCTGAGGAGGCGGTTTCCCAATGCCTTGTGGTGGGTACTGTGTGGGGTTGCAGTTTTGCTCttcattttcactttgagCAGAGGAAATCAGATGGAGTCCAGGCCTGTCATTCCCACG AGATACAGGAATGATAGACTTATGGAAGGCCTTAACATTACCGAAGAAATGTTGAATCCCAACTCAGTTTCCAGGCAGCTCAATGACCAAATTGCTCTGGCAAAAGCTTTCGTTGTGATTGCCAAAGAAAGCAACAACCTTCAATTTGCTTGGGAATTAAGTGCTCAGATTCGAAGTTCACAGATCCTGCTGTCAAATGCTGCAACCAGGCGAATTCCTCTGACAATTAGAGAATCGGAAACTGCAATTCGCGATATGGCACTAATACTGTACCAAGCACAGCAGCTCCATTATGATAGTGCAACCATGATCATGAGACTGAAAGCCAAAATCCAAGCTCTGGAAGAACAAATGAGTTCTGTGAGTGAGAAAAgttcaaaatatggacaaatAGCTGCTGaagaagtcccaaaaagtCTCTACTGTCTTGGTATTCAGTTGACTGGTGAATGGTTCAGAAACTCAAATCTACAGAGGAAAACCAAGGACAGAAAGCAAATAGACATGAAACTGAAGGATAACAATCTCTATCATTTCTGTGTCTTCTCTGACAACATCCTAGCAACTTCAGTTGTGGTCAATTCAACTTCTATAAATTCCAAAAGTCCAGATAAGATTGTCTTCCATCTCGTAACTGATGAAATCAACTATGCTGCAATGAAGGCCTGGTTTTCTATAAACAGCTTCAGAGGAGTGGTCATTGAGGTTCAAAAATTTGCGGATTTTACATGGTTAAATGCTTCTTATGTTCCCGTACTTAAGCAGCTCCAAGACTCTGAAACTCAaagttattatttttctgGAAATAATGATGATGGCCGGACACCAATCAAGTTTCGGAACCCAAAGTATCTTTCTATGCTTAATCATCTGAGGTTTTATATTCCAGAAGTTTTTCCTGCCCTGAAGAAGGTGGTGTTTTTGGATGATGATGTTGTGGTTCAGAAGGATGTGTCTGATCTGTTCTCTATTGATTTGAATGGTAATGTTAATGGAGCGGTGGAGACATGCATGGAGACATTTCACAGATACCATAAATATCTGAATTACTCTCACCCTCTCATAAGAGCACATTTTGACCCTGATGCATGTGGATGGGCGTTTGGGATGAATGTTTTTGATTTGGTTCAGTGGAGGAAGAGGAATGTCACCGGTATCTACCACTACTGGCAGGAAAGAAATGTAGATCGAACATTGTGGAAACTTGGCACATTGCCACCTGGATTGTTGACATTCTACGGATTGACAGAGCCTTTGGATCCCTCGTGGCATATTCTGGGTTTAGGCTACACAAATGTTGATCCTCATTTGATAGAGAAAGGAGCTGTGCTGCACTACAATGGAAACTCGAAACCATGGTTGAAGATTGGGATGGAAAAGTACAAGCCCCTTTGGGAGAAATATGTTGATTATAGCCATCCCTTATTACAAAGATGCAATTTCCATTGA
- the LOC18782370 gene encoding QWRF motif-containing protein 3: protein MKKNDNNQVVTEQSHKLRRPKSREVSSRFMSSPTSATSLETTTNLPSPNQAISPVRRKSGSPFNETRKPKTQLDDLVGPIRGLWPSSTSSSNKKLDTLADHLGNDRLKDHIEGKNSNFDRQRSRREVGLFENEKEKERESAKENHKPIIGGSMRYPRNFKFLGKSTSPSSSSSSSKFSSNSNVVVPGRFSVDENALYQKPSRRISDGLSDTLDSGSECSDGCSGQTVGSPNAGSSSRKLGMGVSSKYMNEVPLRHRRGTSDSNLPNPISGDKSPKLNKFTIKNVMRRAHSLTGATTQWALSPGRTGSPTMSVENMGLPMSFSSLKPPTSPSKTKGVEKLLNLGLDLFKSKKSSSSSSVLVRSNSVSSAPSMTEMGHQLRLLHNRLMQWRYANARAYVVDEKISNQAQSNVTYAWDSLIKLRHSVLQKKLKLEKEKLDLKLNSILRSQLKPLESWGDMEWQHMAAFSMMKECLYSVVCRVPLIEGAEVDIQLAAVALRHASDLTASMKLLLATFSPLAEQTVPLLSELAKVVAQEKLLLEECLDLSKTISTLESQERSLKCSIIQLELWKQEKIKQQQLKQEDIMS, encoded by the exons ATGAAGAAGAATGACAACAATCAAGTCGTCACAGAGCAATCTCACAAACTCAGAAGACCCAAATCCCGCGAAGTAAGCTCGCGGTTTATGTCATCACCAACTTCAGCCACTTCGCTCGAAACCACCACCAACCTCCCATCTCCAAACCAAGCCATCTCGCCAGTCCGGCGCAAATCCGGTTCGCCTTTCAACGAAACccgaaaacccaaaacccagctCGATGACTTGGTGGGCCCCATCCGAGGACTATGGCCCTCTTCAACTTCATCATCAAACAAGAAGCTCGACACTCTAGCCGATCACCTTGGAAACGACAGGCTCAAAGATCATATCGAGggtaaaaattcaaactttgaTAGGCAGAGAAGCCGCAGAGAAGTGGGTTTGTTCGagaatgaaaaggagaaagagagagaaagcgcCAAGGAAAATCACAAACCCATCATTGGTGGATCGATGAGATACCCGAGAAACTTCAAGTTTCTGGGAAAATCTACTtccccttcttcttcgtcgtcttcgAGTAAGTTTTCGAGTAATTCGAATGTGGTTGTTCCTGGGAGATTTTCAGTCGACGAAAATGCTCTGTATCAGAAACCGTCTCGGCGAATTTCGGATGGTTTGTCCGATACTCTTGATTCGGGATCGGAGTGCAGTGATGGCTGTTCAGGCCAGACTGTTGGGTCTCCAAATGCGGGTTCGAGTTCGAGAAAATTGGGCATGGGGGTTTCTTCAAAGTACATGAATGAGGTACCTTTAAGGCATCGAAGAGGGACATCGGATTCTAATCTCCCAAATCCGATATCAGGAGATAAGTCTCCGAAGTTGAACAAATTCACCATTAAAAATGTGATGAGGAGAGCTCATTCGCTGACGGGGGCGACGACACAATGGGCATTGTCACCGGGAAGAACAGGGTCGCCGACGATGTCTGTCGAGAACATGGGCCTACCGATGTCGTTTTCTAGCTTGAAGCCTCCCACTAGTCCCTCAAAAACCAAGGGGGTGGAGAAGTTGCTCAACTTGGGGTTGGACTTGTTCAAGAGTAAGAAATCTTCTTCGTCTAGCTCAGTGCTGGTAAGGTCTAATTCGGTTTCTTCAGCGCCAAGTATGACGGAGATGGGTCATCAACTTCGGTTGCTTCATAACAGATTGATGCAGTGGCGATATGCCAATGCTAGAGCTTATGTTGTGGATGAGAAGATATCTAATCAAGCACAG TCCAATGTTACATATGCTTGGGATAGTCTTATAAAGTTGCGACATTCCGTGCTACAGAAGAAACTGAAGctagagaaagaaaagcttGACCTGAAGCTGAATTCTATACTCCGATCTCAA CTTAAGCCATTGGAGTCTTGGGGAGATATGGAATGGCAACACATGGCAGCATTTTCCATGATGAAAGAGTGCTTATATTCTGTTGTCTGCAGAGTACCCCTCATTGAGGGTGCAGAG GTGGATATTCAATTGGCTGCTGTTGCTCTTCGACATGCTTCCGATCTCACAGCTTCCATGAAGTTGTTGCTAGCTACTTTCTCACCTCTG GCGGAGCAGACTGTTCCCTTACTGTCTGAATTAGCAAAGGTGGTTGCGCAAGAAAAATTGCTTTTAGAGGAGTGTCTTGATCTTTCCAAGACCATATCGACACTTGAG AGTCAGGAGAGGAGTTTGAAGTGTAGTATTATTCAATTGGAATTATGGAAACAGGAGAAAATTAAGCAGCAACAACTAAAACAAGAAGATATAATGTCATGA
- the LOC18783847 gene encoding syntaxin-124, protein MNDLFLSDSFKRYKDLEHQVCIDDMQAGGEAWKETVNLDGFFKEIENVKHDMGAVVQLYKRLQEANKESKLIHDAKSMKELSARMDSDVEQVLKLVKIIKGTLETLELSNADQRKLPSCGAGSSSDRTRTSVLSGLAKKFKDMMDDFQGLRTKMGSEYKETVQRRYFTITGEKANEEMIENLISSGASETLLQKAIEEQGRGQVLDTVQEIQERHDAVKEMEKSLIELHQVFLDMAALVDAQGQQLNDIESHVARANSFVRRGNLQLEVAKDYQKNNRKWACIAIVIGTSAVIILLLPVYLHFKS, encoded by the coding sequence ATGAACGATCTGTTTTTGAGCGATTCGTTCAAAAGATACAAGGACCTCGAACACCAAGTCTGCATTGATGATATGCAGGCAGGTGGTGAGGCCTGGAAAGAGACTGTCAATCTTGATGGATTCTTTAAGGAGATAGAGAATGTCAAACATGACATGGGAGCTGTAGTGCAGCTTTACAAGCGGTTACAGGAAGCCAATAAGGAGAGCAAACTCATCCACGATGCCAAATCCATGAAAGAGCTTAGCGCCAGGATGGATTCTGATGTTGAGCAGGTATTGAAGCTGGTTAAAATCATCAAGGGGACGCTGGAAACACTTGAACTCTCCAATGCTGATCAGCGTAAACTTCCCAGCTGTGGAGCAGGGTCATCTTCTGATCGAACAAGAACTTCAGTACTTAGTGGCTTAGCAAAGAAGTTCAAGGACATGATGGATGACTTTCAAGGCCTCAGAACCAAAATGGGATCCGAATACAAAGAGACAGTTCAAAGGAGGTACTTCACAATAACAGGTGAGAAGGCCAATGAAGAAATGATTGAGAATTTGATATCGAGTGGAGCGAGTGAGACATTGCTTCAGAAGGCAATTGAGGAGCAGGGTCGtggccaagttttggacactgTTCAAGAGATCCAAGAGCGGCATGATGCCGTGAAGGAGATGGAGAAGAGCCTCATTGAGCTCCACCAAGTGTTCCTAGACATGGCTGCACTGGTTGATGCACAAGGGCAGCAGTTGAATGACATAGAGAGCCATGTGGCACGTGCCAATTCGTTCGTCAGGCGAGGAAATCTGCAGCTTGAGGTAGCTAAGGACTATCAGAAGAATAACAGGAAGTGGGCTTGCATTGCCATAGTTATTGGCACCAGTGCTGTTATCATTCTTCTTTTACCTGTTTATCTTCACTTCAAGAGTTAA
- the LOC18783410 gene encoding uncharacterized protein LOC18783410, whose translation MATLAAAAARQFATSSRISSARTSSQASNLIQRRGLAGAADHHGPPRVNVWQDPLSPSKWKEEHFVIVSLSGWGLLIFGAYKFFTGGKGKKEEKLAEASH comes from the exons ATGGCTACTTTAGCGGCGGCTGCAGCTCGTCAATTCGCAACTTCGAGTCGAATCTCTTCGGCTAGAACCTCGTCTCAAGCATCGAATCTAATCCAAAGGCGTGGCCTTGCCGGCGCTGCTG ATCATCATGGACCCCCAAGGGTTAACGTCTGGCAAGACCCATTGAGCCCATCCAAATGGAAGGAAGAGCAT TTTGTAATTGTCTCCTTATCTGGCTGGGGTCTACTCATCTTTGGGGCTTACAAGTTCTTCACTGGAGGCAAGGGCAAAAAGGAAGAG AAACTGGCGGAAGCATCGCACTGA
- the LOC18781892 gene encoding uncharacterized protein DDB_G0290685 — MAKGNGNGSSNNSSRGRPYGLMLVMAFGAALLGVMVLHKLRERRIFNLLLKEKDTDLISLHHLLQKERYYAKELKRKNEEMTTKLYSIRTQKMELDRRVLELKSTIDSLKEELQTMEAALEEKQSEIKMQRVNVENENPQVVELLEILKKKEAEVEDLKQHLEYPVKVSWVSTDDPSNPAVNLTLSESVAGKGKTEVTETTEEADRLQESTISNKDIEKERPSEGGSGNKSIRLRQGENTTEVDDQIGNGEGETDRREMMSKQSENFMNPKDGNIKGDTEEEGQGKRGENFKDGEESNLANAAEAISDTNGKDDGNIENSELNESQKLHAPPNGGMKLEMQDNSDNSGRSRRVRGKHGFISGDRRKKSRLIAKYRRLGNRGNFKTNGVGSVGSVRSTRFSKDGQNGSMDSGDLEEAASNRRLKGDSKQRLEVGKSEDHEAINMQQQNLNNRDIKKPENSAEKTKSADTQDLPADLEVADAEEQEKDATDDNVFDELSGSNLEEDKEEYREEVDESEF; from the exons atggctaAGGGGAATGGGAATGGAagcagcaacaacagcagcagAGGGAGGCCATATGGATTGATGTTGGTGATGGCATTTGGGGCAGCATTGCTTGGGGTGATGGTGCTTCACAAGCTCAGGGAGAGGCGCATCTTCAACCTCCTCCTCAAAGAGAAAGACACCGACCTCATTTCTCTTCACCACCTTTTacag AAGGAGAGATACTACGCCAAAGAGTTGAAAAGGAAGAACGAAGAGATGACAACGAAGCTATACTCCATTAGAACCCAAAAGATGGAGCTTGACAGAAGAGTCTTGGAGTTGAAGTCCACCATTGATTCGCTTAAAGAGGAGCTACAAACCATGGAGGCCGCACTTGAGGAGAAGCAgagtgaaatcaaaatgcaGAGAGTGAACGTGGAGAATGAGAATCCTCAAGTGGTGGAATTATTAGAAatcttgaagaaaaaagaagctgAAGTTGAAGATTTGAAACAACATCTTGAATACCCGGTTAAGGTCTCGTGGGTGAGCACTGATGATCCATCAAATCCAGCTGTAAATCTAACCTTGTCTGAAAGTGTGGCAGGAAAAGGGAAAACAGAGGTGACTGAGACTACAGAAGAGGCTGATCGATTGCAAGAATCCACCATCTCTAACAAGGACATTGAGAAAGAAAGGCCAAGTGAAGGTGGAAGTGGGAATAAATCCATTCGTCTTAGACAGGGTGAGAACACAACAGAAGTAGACGATCAAATTGGAAACGGAGAGGGAGAAACTGATAGGAGAGAAATGATGAGCAAACAGTCAGAGAATTTCATGAACCCTAAAGACGGGAATATCAAAGGGGACACCGAAGAGGAGGGCCAAGGAAAGAGAGGTGAGAATTTCAAAGATGGTGAGGAAAGTAACCTGGCAAATGCAGCTGAGGCAATTAGTGACACTAATGGAAAAGATGATGGAAATATTGAAAACTCTGAACTCAATGAGAGTCAGAAACTTCATGCGCCTCCTAATGGTGGGATGAAGTTGGAAATGCAAGACAACTCTGACAACAGTGGAAGGTCTAGAAGAGTGAGAGGGAAGCATGGCTTTATTAGTGGCGATAGACGTAAGAAATCGAGATTAATTGCTAAGTACAGGAGGTTGGGGAACAGGGGaaattttaaaaccaacggagTGGGAAGTGTAGGAAGTGTGAGAAGTACAAGATTCAGCAAAGATGGTCAGAATGGGTCTATGGACAGTGGAGACTTAGAGGAAGCAGCTTCAAACAGGAGACTTAAAGGTGATAGCAAACAGAGACTTGAAGTTGGAAAATCAGAAGACCATGAAGCCATTAACATGCAACAACAGAACCTAAACAACAGGGATATCAAGAAACCAGAAAATAGTGCTGAAAAAACGAAATCTGCCGATACGCAGGACTTGCCAGCAGATTTGGAAGTTGCAGATGCAGAGGAACAAGAAAAAGATGCAACTGATGATAATGTCTTTGATGAATTATCTGGTTCCAATTTGGAAGAAGATAAAGAAGAGTACAGGGAGGAAGTAGATGAGTCTGAATTTTAG
- the LOC18782699 gene encoding oral cancer-overexpressed protein 1 homolog: MEDILEPAVNLVENLHKKGFDEGYGDGLVAGKEEAKEVGLKHGFEVGEELGFYRGCVDVWNSAIRVDPTPFSLRVQKGVKQMEELIEKYPVMEPEDESVQDVMEALRLKFRAICASMGVKLEYKGYPGAASEAKQLSY, from the coding sequence ATGGAAGACATATTAGAACCAGCTGTGAATCTCGTTGAGAACCTACATAAAAAAGGCTTCGATGAAGGCTACGGAGACGGCCTAGTCGCCGGAAAAGAGGAGGCAAAGGAAGTGGGCCTCAAGCACGGCTTTGAGGTGGGCGAGGAGCTCGGCTTCTACCGGGGCTGCGTGGACGTGTGGAACTCTGCAATCCGGGTCGACCCGACACCGTTCTCGCTTCGGGTCCAGAAGGGTGTGAAGCAGATGGAGGAGTTGATTGAGAAATACCCAGTTATGGAACCCGAGGACGAGAGCGTTCAAGATGTAATGGAGGCTCTGAGGTTGAAGTTCAGGGCGATTTGTGCTTCAATGGGTGTGAAATTGGAGTATAAGGGGTATCCGGGAGCTGCTTCTGAAGCTAAGCAGTTGTCGTATTGA
- the LOC109946236 gene encoding formimidoyltransferase-cyclodeaminase-like isoform X1, with product MFWLREECELVNCFLGCASTDKQGGEKMLKSMLGCCKVYISESRNRAALEAIERAAKLFSEAPIVNKFEDETYNRVGYTLVSKLAPKPSEDPCPLRMAVLAMVKAAFETIDLEMHCGSHPRLGVVDHICFHPLLGASLDQVAGVANSLGADVGSNLQVPTFLYGAAHEEGRTLDSIRRELGYFRPTSSGEQWVGGPKSEYLALKPDKGPPQVTQGKGVIVIGATRWVDNYNVPVFSTDIAAVRRIAKQVSGRGGGLPSVQAMALAHGECVIEVACNLLEPEKVGGDRVQLEVERLSEEEGIRVGKGYFTDFSQEKLIESYLLSGCCV from the exons ATGTTTTGGTTGAGGGAGGAGTGTGAGTTGGTCAATTGCTTTCTGGGTTGTGCTT CTACTGATAAGCAGGGAGGAGAGAAAATGTTGAAGTCGATGCTTGGTTGCTGCAAGGTGTACATTTCTGAAAGCAGAAACAGGGCTGCGCTGGAGGCCATTGAGCGAGCTGCTAAGCTTTTCTCAGAAGCACCCATTGTCAATAAGTTTGAAGATGAGACTTACAACAGAGTTGGTTACACTCTTGTCTCCAAGTTGGCTCCAAAGCCATCTGAGGATCCTTGTCCCTTGAGGATGGCAGTGCTTGCCATGGTTAAGGCTGCTTTTGAAACCATCGACCTTGAGATGCATTGTGGAAGTCATCCCCGGCTCGGAGTTGTGGATCATATATGCTTTCACCCCCTGCTTGGTGCTTCTTTGGACCAAGTGGCTGGGGTTGCAAACTCTTTGGGGGCAGATGTTGGCTCTAATCTTCAAG TCCCTACCTTTCTCTATGGAGCTGCCCATGAAGAGGGGAGGACACTTGATTCAATCAGAAGAGAGCTGGGTTATTTCAGGCCAACTTCTAGTGGAGAACAGTGGGTTGGGGGGCCAAAATCGGAATACTTGGCGCTGAAGCCGGACAAGGGACCCCCTCAAGTGACTCAGGGAAAAGGTGTCATTGTGATTGGAGCAACCCGGTGGGTTGATAACTATAACGTCCCAGTTTTTTCTACTGATATTGCTGCTGTTCGTAGAATTGCGAAACAAGTGAGTGGCAGAGGAGGTGGACTTCCTTCAGTCCAAGCCATGGCACTTGCACACGGTGAATGTGTCATTGAGGTAGCTTGCAATTTGTTGGAACCGGAGAAAGTGGGAGGAGATAGGGTTCAGCTTGAAGTTGAGAGGCTTTCAGAGGAAGAGGGGATAAGAGTGGGGAAGGGCTACTTCACTGATTTTTCTCaggaaaaattaattgaaagtTACTTGCTGTCAGGTTGCTGTGTGTAA
- the LOC109946236 gene encoding formimidoyltransferase-cyclodeaminase-like isoform X2, protein MLKSMLGCCKVYISESRNRAALEAIERAAKLFSEAPIVNKFEDETYNRVGYTLVSKLAPKPSEDPCPLRMAVLAMVKAAFETIDLEMHCGSHPRLGVVDHICFHPLLGASLDQVAGVANSLGADVGSNLQVPTFLYGAAHEEGRTLDSIRRELGYFRPTSSGEQWVGGPKSEYLALKPDKGPPQVTQGKGVIVIGATRWVDNYNVPVFSTDIAAVRRIAKQVSGRGGGLPSVQAMALAHGECVIEVACNLLEPEKVGGDRVQLEVERLSEEEGIRVGKGYFTDFSQEKLIESYLLSGCCV, encoded by the exons ATGTTGAAGTCGATGCTTGGTTGCTGCAAGGTGTACATTTCTGAAAGCAGAAACAGGGCTGCGCTGGAGGCCATTGAGCGAGCTGCTAAGCTTTTCTCAGAAGCACCCATTGTCAATAAGTTTGAAGATGAGACTTACAACAGAGTTGGTTACACTCTTGTCTCCAAGTTGGCTCCAAAGCCATCTGAGGATCCTTGTCCCTTGAGGATGGCAGTGCTTGCCATGGTTAAGGCTGCTTTTGAAACCATCGACCTTGAGATGCATTGTGGAAGTCATCCCCGGCTCGGAGTTGTGGATCATATATGCTTTCACCCCCTGCTTGGTGCTTCTTTGGACCAAGTGGCTGGGGTTGCAAACTCTTTGGGGGCAGATGTTGGCTCTAATCTTCAAG TCCCTACCTTTCTCTATGGAGCTGCCCATGAAGAGGGGAGGACACTTGATTCAATCAGAAGAGAGCTGGGTTATTTCAGGCCAACTTCTAGTGGAGAACAGTGGGTTGGGGGGCCAAAATCGGAATACTTGGCGCTGAAGCCGGACAAGGGACCCCCTCAAGTGACTCAGGGAAAAGGTGTCATTGTGATTGGAGCAACCCGGTGGGTTGATAACTATAACGTCCCAGTTTTTTCTACTGATATTGCTGCTGTTCGTAGAATTGCGAAACAAGTGAGTGGCAGAGGAGGTGGACTTCCTTCAGTCCAAGCCATGGCACTTGCACACGGTGAATGTGTCATTGAGGTAGCTTGCAATTTGTTGGAACCGGAGAAAGTGGGAGGAGATAGGGTTCAGCTTGAAGTTGAGAGGCTTTCAGAGGAAGAGGGGATAAGAGTGGGGAAGGGCTACTTCACTGATTTTTCTCaggaaaaattaattgaaagtTACTTGCTGTCAGGTTGCTGTGTGTAA
- the LOC18782137 gene encoding uncharacterized protein LOC18782137, giving the protein MDQSPACKDKKKKTIDQSMLLCCKLYISESRNHAALDAIERAARLDPESVIVNKFEDRAYNRVRYTIVSYVMHDSTGSAIYSPLQQTVMAMAEAAFGAINLEQHSGAHPRLGVVDDIVFHPLARASLDEAAWLAKAVAVDIGNRFQVPVYLYAAAHPTGKALDTIRRELGYYRPNFMGSQWAGWTMPEILHEKPDEGPTSICPARGISMIGARPWVALYNIPILSTDVAATRRIARMVSARGGGLPTVQTLGLVHGEDSTEIACMLLEPNQIGGDRVQNHVEMLAAQEGLDVEKGYFTDHSPDMIIEKYMKLTSEDTN; this is encoded by the exons ATGGATCAAAGCCCAGCTTGCAAG gacaagaagaagaaaaccataGACCAGTCCATGCTACTCTGCTGTAAGCTTTACATATCTGAATCGCGCAACCACGCTGCTCTGGACGCCATTGAACGTGCTGCCAGGCTCGATCCAGAGTCTGTCATTGTTAACAAGTTTGAGGACCGAGCTTACAATAGGGTCAGGTACACTATTGTGTCCTATGTTATGCATGATAGCACAGGGAGTGCCATATATAGCCCCTTGCAGCAAACTGTAATGGCCATGGCTGAGGCAGCCTTTGGAGCCATTAACCTTGAGCAGCACTCCGGGGCTCACCCTCGGCTAGGGGTTGTCGACGACATTGTCTTCCACCCGTTGGCTAGGGCATCTCTGGATGAAGCTGCTTGGCTTGCCAAGGCAGTGGCAGTGGACATTGGCAATAGGTTCCAAG TGCCAGTATATCTGTATGCTGCAGCACACCCTACAGGCAAGGCCCTTGACACCATCAGGCGTGAGCTTGGCTACTACAgacccaatttcatgggcaGCCAATGGGCAGGATGGACAATGCCAGAAATCCTCCATGAAAAGCCTGACGAAGGGCCAACTAGTATATGCCCCGCCAGAGGCATCTCGATGATCGGGGCACGTCCATGGGTTGCCTTGTACAACATACCCATATTGTCCACGGATGTTGCAGCCACTCGACGGATTGCACGGATGGTGAGTGCCCGAGGGGGCGGACTCCCAACTGTGCAAACACTGGGCCTTGTTCATGGTGAGGACTCCACAGAGATAGCTTGCATGCTCCTAGAGCCCAACCAGATTGGAGGGGACAGAGTCCAGAACCATGTTGAGATGCTAGCGGCTCAAGAAGGGTTGGATGTGGAGAAGGGTTACTTCACTGATCACTCACCAGATATGATTATTGAAAAGTATATGAAACTAACTTCTGAAGACACAAACTAA